The DNA sequence TTTACGAAAACCCATTTTAATAAAAGTTATTTAGATACACAGTTATTACTTCCCCATTCCCTTTCATAATTTCTACAGTATAAGAATTCTCCAAATTTACAAATTAGATATTAAAAATCAAGGATAATGAATTAAATCATCACACTTTTTAAAACGGCCGCTACTCTTTCGCGATCCTCATCACTTAAGTTAGATCCTGAAGGTAAACAAAGTCCGTTGCTAAATAATTTTTCAGATAATTTCGATCCAAAGTAAGCCGCACTTTTGAACACCGGCTGCATATGCATAGGTTTCCAGATCGGACGTGATTCGATATTTTCTTTAGCAAATTTATGACTGAGCTGAGTTTTGGTAATACCACTCTTTGATTCGATGCGCACTACACTTAACCAATGGTTAGAATAGAAATCCGAACTGGGTTCGTTATGCAAAGTAAAACCGCGATGATCCTGAAACAAATCTTCATAAAACTGATGATTTGCCCGTCGCTGATCAACACGTTCCTGCAGCACTTCCATTTGACCTCTTCCAATTCCGGCACATACATTACTCATGCGGTAATTGTAACCAATACTGGAATGTTCGTAATGGGGTGCATCATCTTTTGCCTGCGTAGACAAAAAGACCGCTTTCTTTTTAAATTCCTTATGCTTAAGGGTCAAGGCTCCTCCTCCAGAGGTCGTAATGATTTTATTCCCATTGAAACTGAGCACACCAAAATCACCAAATGTTCCACATTTCTGACCTTTGTACGTACTACCCAATGCTTCAGCACTGTCTTCAATTACTGGTATATCATATCGTCTCGAAAGCTCACCAATTTCGTCTGCTTTATACGGCATCCCATATAAACTCACGGCTATAATTGCTTTCGGTTTTTTCCCTTTGGAGATTCCAAACTTAATAGCATCTTCTACCGCGTTCGGACAAAGATTCCAGGTATCAATTTCACTGTCTACAAAAATGGGGTCTGCGCCAACATAGATAATGGGGTTGGCGGAAGCCGAAAAAGTTAAACTCTGACAGATAACATAATCTCCGGGCCCTACTCCCAGTAAAATAAGCGATAAATGTAATGCTGCAGTACCAGAACTTAAGGCAGCAACATGGACATCTTCATTTAAGAAGTTTTCTAAATCTTTCTCAAGGCCATTAACATTCGGTCCTAAAGGCGCAATCCAATTATGATCAAAGGCGTCTTGTATATATTTCATCTCACCACCACCCATGTGTGGGGACGAAAGCCATATTTTTTTATCCATTATTTTCTACTCAACAAATCTTAAAATTTTTCTAAACGCACCCATTCGGTTTCGACACAACAAGATTACTACAGAATTCTGAAATAATCATTATTACGTTTAATTCTGAACAAGTGTGATTGATTTTCATCAATACTACGGTAATAAATTACGTTAATCTTTCTTTTTGACTCATTTGTGTTTTTGAAGTCGAAAGTTTAAAAACTACTGTTCTTTTCCTACAAAGCCTTTACTAAAAAGATAAAATCAATTTTATAAATGTTTCTATAGTGTTCTATTTTGGTAGATAATTTGTAAAAAACAACCCTCCAAAATTAGTGAGGATATTAGGCCAAATATTTGTCCAGAATTCTAATTTTTGTTTAGAATAGTTCAATGCCTCTTACAATTACTTTTTTAGTAGAATCACGCTTTAAAAAGCAGATCCCTAAAGAAGACAGAATGTAAATTAAGATACCAAATTTCTTTTCTTTTGTGTGGTATAAATAATGATTCCAAGTGCAGTGATTACGAGTAGAGGAATATAATCGTCTATAGGAAGTAGAGCTGCGTCATCTTCTTTACTACCTCCAGGAGGAGCACCAGGGCCCCTAGCAGCTACATTTTCATTTGCCTCCAAGCTTGCTCTATTAGTGTTTTCGGTTGTCGCGAAAGGATTATCTT is a window from the Kaistella flava (ex Peng et al. 2021) genome containing:
- a CDS encoding DegT/DnrJ/EryC1/StrS family aminotransferase, translated to MDKKIWLSSPHMGGGEMKYIQDAFDHNWIAPLGPNVNGLEKDLENFLNEDVHVAALSSGTAALHLSLILLGVGPGDYVICQSLTFSASANPIIYVGADPIFVDSEIDTWNLCPNAVEDAIKFGISKGKKPKAIIAVSLYGMPYKADEIGELSRRYDIPVIEDSAEALGSTYKGQKCGTFGDFGVLSFNGNKIITTSGGGALTLKHKEFKKKAVFLSTQAKDDAPHYEHSSIGYNYRMSNVCAGIGRGQMEVLQERVDQRRANHQFYEDLFQDHRGFTLHNEPSSDFYSNHWLSVVRIESKSGITKTQLSHKFAKENIESRPIWKPMHMQPVFKSAAYFGSKLSEKLFSNGLCLPSGSNLSDEDRERVAAVLKSVMI